A genomic stretch from Ovis canadensis isolate MfBH-ARS-UI-01 breed Bighorn chromosome 5, ARS-UI_OviCan_v2, whole genome shotgun sequence includes:
- the LOC138441712 gene encoding olfactory receptor 7G3-like, producing METKNQTDVAEFLLLGLSEDPEQQPLLFGLFLTMYLVTVLGNLLIMLAIGSDSHLHTPMYFFLSNLSFTDLCFSTTTVPKMLVNIERRSKSISYTGCLTQVCFVLLFAGLENFLLAAMAYDRYVAICHPLRYVVIMNPCLCGLLILLSLVISSADALLHTLMVLRLSFCTELEIPHFFCELDQVIKLACSDTLINNILVYLVTSILGGVPLLGIIFSYTLIVSSVLRMPSAGGKYRAFSTCGSHLSVVSLFYGTAFGVYISSALTHSSKETAIASLMYTVVPPMLNPFIYSLRNRDVKQALCKLT from the coding sequence ATGGAAACCAAAAACCAAACAGATGTAGCAGAATTTCTCCTCCTTGGTCTCTCAGAAGATCCAGAACAGCAGCCCCTCCTCTTTGGTCTATTCCTGACCATGTACCTGGTCACTGTGCTTGGCAACCTGCTCATCATGCTGGCCATCGGCTCTGACTCCCACctgcacacccccatgtacttcttcctctccaacctgTCCTTCACTGACCTCTGTTTCAGCACCACCACAGTCCCCAAGATGCTCGTGAACATTGAAAGACGGAGCAAATCCATCAGTTACACAGGCTGCCTCACCCAGGTTTGTTTCGTCCTGTTATTTGCAGGCTTGGAAAACTTTCTCCTTGCAgcgatggcctatgaccgctatgtggccatctgccaccCACTGAGGTACGTCGTCATCATGAACCCCTGCCTCTGTGGCCTGTTGATTCTACTCTCCCTGGTCATTAGCAGTGCAGACGCCCTGCTCCACACTCTGATGGTATTACGACTGTCCTTCTGCACAGAGCTGGAAATCCcccatttcttctgtgaattggATCAGGTCATCAAGCTGGCCTGTTCTGATACCCTCATCAATAACATCCTGGTATATTTAGTGACTAGCATATTGGGTGGTGTTCCTCTCCTTGGCATTATCTTCTCTTACACTCTAATTGTCTCCTCTGTTCTGAGAATGCCCTCAGCTGGTGGGAAATATAGAGCCTTTTCCACCTGTGGATCTCATCTCTCTGTGGTTTCCTTATTTTATGGGACAGCTTTTGGAGTGTACATTAGTTCTGCACTTACACACTCTTCCAAGGAGACAGCAATAGCCTCTTTGATGTACACGGTGGTCCCTCCAATGTTGAACCCCTTTATCTACAGCCTGAGGAACAGAGATGTGAAGCAAGCCTTGTGCAAACTTACCTGA